A genomic region of Aeropyrum pernix K1 contains the following coding sequences:
- a CDS encoding proteasome assembly chaperone family protein — protein sequence MVEEIKIVSDLSKDELEGATVVTGFRGFGLVGYLVSKHLALSLGSSKRGYILSPIMPPVVIVEDDGPGYPFDIYYSEGKRVLTIVHRANPEREVQDEYLHTLSLWLREMGVGRVILVGGLNMEFMPREEKHGYRWLANRHYKGPKLEAPTMEAGLGVVGPLALLYMYLDYLGVPAAMVLPYSVAERVDYEAAIRGLKVIGGSIIGVEIPTDEIEKMASMQREILETISRMIEGEEEKESGGIYM from the coding sequence TTGGTCGAGGAGATTAAGATTGTCAGCGATCTGTCCAAGGATGAGCTGGAGGGCGCCACGGTAGTCACCGGCTTCCGCGGCTTCGGGCTGGTGGGCTACCTCGTCTCCAAGCATCTAGCCCTCTCCCTAGGCTCCAGCAAGAGGGGGTACATACTCTCGCCCATCATGCCTCCCGTGGTTATAGTGGAGGACGACGGCCCCGGATACCCCTTTGACATCTACTACTCCGAGGGCAAGAGGGTGCTGACCATAGTCCACAGGGCCAACCCGGAGAGGGAGGTGCAGGACGAGTACCTCCACACCCTGTCCCTCTGGCTTAGGGAGATGGGTGTGGGCAGGGTTATCCTAGTTGGGGGGCTTAACATGGAGTTCATGCCCCGGGAGGAGAAGCACGGGTACAGGTGGCTGGCGAACAGGCACTACAAGGGGCCCAAGCTCGAGGCCCCCACTATGGAGGCCGGTCTGGGCGTGGTGGGCCCCCTGGCCCTCCTATACATGTATCTAGACTATCTGGGCGTCCCCGCCGCAATGGTCCTCCCCTACAGCGTCGCCGAAAGGGTGGATTATGAGGCCGCGATAAGGGGTTTGAAGGTGATTGGGGGTAGCATAATCGGGGTGGAGATACCCACGGATGAGATAGAGAAGATGGCCTCAATGCAGCGGGAGATACTGGAGACCATCAGCAGGATGATAGAGGGGGAGGAGGAGAAGGAGAGCGGCGGTATATACATGTAG
- a CDS encoding aminotransferase class V-fold PLP-dependent enzyme: MPRFSCYEVRSEFPELERGIVYLDNAASTLKPRRVVEAMREFSYRSYANVHRGVHRLSMEASKAYEDAHEVVARLVGGSWDEVVFTRNTTEAMQLAALTLAYNGLLRGGEVLVTAADHHSTLLPWVRAARLGGGRARILPLDGRGVPRWDLLEDYITEDTRAVAVGHVSNVTGVVAPVEDIVKAAKKVGALVVLDSAQGVPHLPVDFRRMGVDMAAFSGHKMLGPTGIGVLWARRDLLEELEPPLGGGGTVSRVRLQGGSVEIEWEEPPWKFEAGTPPIIEAVGLAEAANMLMEIGMEHVARHEDELTSHTMKLLEPLYSEGLIRYVGPDKPGERHGIVSITTHLKSPDELGLLLDRRGIAVRTGLHCAHILHDHVDASMGSVWASFYIYNCKEDAERLAEALEEILTTRR; encoded by the coding sequence ATGCCCAGGTTTAGCTGTTACGAGGTTAGATCCGAGTTTCCTGAGCTTGAGAGGGGTATTGTCTATCTTGACAATGCTGCCAGCACTTTGAAGCCAAGGCGTGTTGTGGAGGCTATGAGGGAGTTCTCGTATAGGAGCTATGCCAACGTCCATAGGGGTGTGCATAGGCTTAGCATGGAGGCTAGTAAGGCCTATGAGGATGCGCACGAGGTTGTCGCCAGGCTGGTCGGGGGGAGTTGGGACGAGGTCGTGTTCACCCGCAATACTACGGAGGCGATGCAGCTGGCCGCACTTACCCTAGCCTACAACGGGCTCCTAAGGGGCGGCGAGGTCCTCGTGACCGCGGCTGACCACCACTCCACTCTACTACCCTGGGTCAGGGCGGCCAGACTGGGGGGTGGTAGGGCGAGGATACTCCCCCTCGACGGCCGGGGGGTTCCTAGGTGGGACCTGCTCGAGGACTATATAACCGAGGATACCAGGGCGGTGGCAGTAGGCCACGTATCCAACGTTACGGGGGTGGTGGCCCCTGTGGAGGATATAGTTAAGGCTGCAAAGAAGGTGGGCGCCCTGGTCGTGCTCGACTCGGCCCAGGGGGTGCCACACCTGCCAGTAGACTTCAGGAGGATGGGGGTCGATATGGCGGCGTTCAGCGGCCATAAGATGCTGGGGCCCACGGGCATTGGTGTCCTGTGGGCCAGGAGGGACCTTCTCGAGGAGCTCGAGCCACCCCTGGGAGGGGGAGGGACTGTGTCGAGGGTTAGACTGCAGGGGGGCTCTGTGGAGATAGAGTGGGAGGAGCCGCCGTGGAAGTTCGAGGCAGGAACCCCGCCTATAATAGAGGCCGTCGGCCTGGCGGAGGCCGCTAACATGCTCATGGAGATTGGTATGGAGCATGTTGCGAGGCATGAGGACGAGCTGACGAGCCACACGATGAAGCTGCTGGAGCCCCTCTACAGTGAAGGCCTGATACGCTATGTGGGCCCCGACAAGCCGGGTGAGAGGCACGGTATAGTCTCTATAACCACCCACCTGAAAAGCCCCGACGAGCTAGGCCTCCTCCTCGACAGGAGGGGCATAGCCGTGAGGACAGGCCTACACTGCGCCCACATACTACACGACCATGTGGATGCCAGCATGGGTAGCGTGTGGGCAAGCTTCTACATATACAACTGCAAGGAGGATGCCGAGAGGCTCGCAGAAGCACTAGAGGAGATACTCACCACGAGGAGGTAA
- a CDS encoding DNA-directed RNA polymerase subunit G: protein MAKKLDLKIESMEPGKLQGQLIATAKSKKATVMFDVIKDLVPLSEGDRIVIEVLEEKPKSLDKYVFCGHGYKVPSEKSGVDILSVWGILFVFEPQIELELDKKYYVCISKRERRRSRKKAS, encoded by the coding sequence TTGGCCAAGAAGCTTGACCTTAAGATCGAGAGCATGGAGCCTGGCAAGCTACAGGGGCAGCTGATAGCGACCGCCAAGTCTAAAAAGGCCACTGTAATGTTCGACGTGATAAAGGACCTCGTACCGCTCTCCGAGGGGGACAGGATTGTTATCGAGGTCCTGGAGGAGAAGCCGAAGAGCCTGGATAAATACGTCTTCTGCGGCCACGGCTACAAGGTGCCCTCCGAGAAGAGCGGGGTGGACATTCTGTCTGTGTGGGGCATACTGTTCGTCTTCGAGCCCCAGATAGAGCTCGAGCTGGATAAGAAATACTATGTATGTATATCCAAGAGGGAGCGGAGGAGAAGCAGGAAGAAAGCCTCCTAG
- a CDS encoding Fur family transcriptional regulator, producing MGVSRAGGPEVDAVDDGQLYQVLSMIRKRGMRLTPQRVALVKYVLVNVEKHESLREIHEKISREMPGISVSTVYHTLKMLEELGFIKTFEINGKIHIDRPHFHINLHCLDTGKITDVDVDLGGIAEKLGRSGLKIRNIIVEVENCGKSGDEG from the coding sequence TTGGGGGTAAGCCGGGCAGGCGGCCCTGAGGTGGATGCCGTGGACGATGGCCAGCTCTACCAGGTACTTAGCATGATTAGGAAGAGGGGGATGAGGCTCACGCCCCAGAGGGTCGCCCTCGTTAAGTACGTGCTGGTTAACGTCGAAAAGCACGAGAGCCTGAGGGAGATTCACGAGAAGATCTCCAGGGAGATGCCTGGCATAAGCGTCTCAACAGTCTACCACACCCTCAAGATGCTGGAGGAGCTGGGTTTCATAAAGACCTTCGAGATAAACGGGAAGATACACATAGACAGGCCCCACTTTCACATCAACCTCCACTGCCTCGACACCGGCAAGATAACTGATGTCGACGTAGACCTTGGTGGCATAGCGGAGAAGCTGGGGAGGAGCGGCCTTAAAATAAGGAACATCATAGTAGAGGTGGAAAACTGCGGCAAAAGCGGGGATGAGGGATAA
- the tgtA gene encoding tRNA guanosine(15) transglycosylase TgtA, translating to MFEIRDVDLAGRIGRIYTQHGVVETPAFFPVIDVYRQEVSVDEVRAAGFGQVITNAYLLWKRFGWEAAEKGVHRILGFPGVVMTDSGAYQILEYGGVELSQGEVVEYQKRLGSDIAVILDIPTGDVGRREAEESVRETIRRALEARVMIEGDERIWVYPVQGGRYFDLVEESARVGGRLGFYRMYGIGSPTVFLERYMYHVVVEAVYRAKKHLPWGRPVHLFGAGHPLIFPYAVALGVDTFDSASYILYAREGRYITEYGVYRIEDLDYLPCSCPVCSRYTPQELREMDRVERTRLLALHNLYVISASMRRVKQAIREGRLWELLEETSRKHPSTARVMARMRRYIDALEKGSARGRGVVRGVRAYGLESLSNPRLSRFSSDAARLVEAMAEKWGGGKAVLKPLDPKPEPGQCESMVGGGEWILFYQPFLGVFPVEACGAYPSLQIDYPQEGLPAEVIGDLASKIASTVSILRGRGFTVRLEYCGKVEWQARAVEALKTAAAGDLPTVEACG from the coding sequence GTGTTTGAGATTAGGGATGTCGATCTGGCGGGGAGGATCGGCAGGATCTATACACAGCATGGTGTTGTGGAGACGCCCGCCTTCTTTCCTGTCATAGACGTGTATAGGCAGGAGGTTAGTGTGGATGAGGTTAGGGCCGCCGGGTTCGGCCAGGTTATTACAAACGCCTACCTCCTTTGGAAGCGCTTTGGATGGGAGGCGGCCGAGAAGGGTGTACACCGGATCCTCGGGTTCCCGGGTGTTGTTATGACGGACTCGGGGGCCTACCAGATACTCGAGTACGGTGGGGTGGAGCTGAGCCAGGGGGAGGTGGTAGAGTATCAGAAGAGGCTGGGGAGTGACATAGCCGTAATACTCGATATACCTACGGGTGATGTGGGGCGGAGGGAGGCTGAGGAGAGTGTTAGGGAGACTATAAGGAGGGCACTCGAGGCGCGGGTGATGATAGAGGGCGATGAGAGGATATGGGTCTACCCTGTCCAGGGGGGCCGGTACTTCGACCTGGTGGAGGAGAGCGCCAGGGTGGGGGGCAGGCTGGGCTTCTACAGGATGTACGGCATAGGTAGCCCAACCGTGTTCCTGGAGCGCTACATGTATCACGTGGTTGTGGAGGCCGTCTACAGGGCTAAGAAGCACCTCCCCTGGGGCAGGCCCGTCCACCTCTTCGGCGCGGGCCACCCCCTCATATTCCCCTACGCGGTGGCACTGGGGGTTGACACCTTCGACTCCGCCTCCTACATACTGTACGCAAGGGAGGGCAGGTACATCACCGAGTATGGTGTCTACAGGATCGAGGACCTCGACTACCTCCCATGCTCATGCCCCGTCTGCAGCAGGTACACACCCCAGGAGCTGAGAGAGATGGATAGGGTGGAGAGGACCAGGCTCCTGGCTCTCCACAACCTCTACGTGATATCGGCGTCCATGAGGAGGGTTAAACAGGCTATACGGGAGGGGAGGCTCTGGGAGCTGCTTGAAGAAACCTCTAGGAAGCACCCCTCAACGGCGAGGGTTATGGCCAGGATGAGGAGATACATCGACGCCCTTGAGAAGGGGTCGGCCAGGGGTAGGGGTGTTGTGAGGGGTGTCAGGGCGTACGGCTTGGAGAGCCTGAGCAACCCCAGGCTGAGTAGGTTCTCGAGCGACGCTGCGAGGCTTGTGGAGGCCATGGCCGAGAAGTGGGGGGGTGGTAAAGCGGTCCTTAAGCCTCTGGACCCGAAGCCCGAGCCAGGCCAGTGCGAGTCTATGGTCGGCGGGGGGGAGTGGATACTCTTCTACCAGCCGTTCCTGGGTGTGTTTCCCGTTGAGGCCTGCGGCGCCTATCCCTCGCTCCAGATAGACTACCCTCAGGAGGGGCTGCCAGCCGAGGTTATAGGCGATCTCGCCTCTAAAATAGCCTCGACAGTGTCTATCCTGAGGGGGAGGGGGTTCACGGTCAGGCTTGAGTACTGCGGCAAGGTTGAGTGGCAGGCCCGCGCGGTAGAGGCGCTCAAAACCGCTGCAGCCGGTGATCTGCCTACTGTTGAGGCCTGCGGCTAG
- a CDS encoding pyridoxal phosphate-dependent aminotransferase: protein MRGRVHGGRPPPGALDLSSPSNPLGPPPRVDNIILEAVERGVHTRYPDYEYLGFREAVAGFYRIDLERVIPLNGAAEILPLAAAALRPRSIVVVEPNFGDHTILALSAGIPCHSVQLREAGDRFSLEPGAVCSLPRSVVEGSLIVLSNPNNPTGSAAARGDLRELAACATLRGALAVVVDESFADLSRVESVLGSVPEGVIVARSLTKTLALQGLRIGFAYTDDAALAARLDMARQPWNVNSIAALLVERLLGDMASEVKGHIARAIEAIEGLKPRLYSAVSALGAKPYSSQAPFILVRHRRRNPLFARCLLEAAGVYIRDASSFRHLTPYHSRISVAPGVERLERLQEAILDCLSGG, encoded by the coding sequence TTGCGGGGGAGAGTGCACGGGGGAAGGCCTCCGCCTGGAGCTCTAGATCTGAGTAGCCCCTCAAACCCCCTGGGCCCCCCGCCCAGGGTGGACAACATTATCCTAGAGGCTGTTGAAAGGGGCGTCCACACACGCTATCCAGACTACGAGTATCTGGGTTTTAGAGAGGCCGTGGCGGGCTTCTATAGGATCGACCTGGAGCGGGTTATACCCTTGAACGGTGCAGCCGAGATACTGCCCCTGGCGGCAGCAGCTCTAAGGCCCCGGTCTATAGTGGTTGTCGAGCCTAACTTCGGCGACCACACTATCCTAGCCCTCTCAGCTGGCATACCGTGCCACTCGGTCCAGCTAAGGGAGGCTGGAGACCGCTTCTCACTGGAGCCTGGCGCGGTGTGTAGCCTGCCCCGGAGCGTGGTAGAGGGTTCTCTCATTGTGCTGTCCAATCCAAACAACCCCACAGGCTCGGCCGCTGCGAGGGGTGATCTCAGGGAGCTTGCTGCCTGCGCCACATTGAGGGGTGCCCTAGCTGTGGTGGTCGACGAGTCTTTTGCAGACCTATCCAGGGTCGAGAGTGTGCTGGGGAGTGTCCCCGAAGGTGTTATCGTCGCCAGGAGCTTGACCAAGACGCTCGCGCTTCAGGGCCTCCGCATAGGCTTCGCCTACACCGATGATGCAGCGCTGGCGGCGAGGCTGGATATGGCTAGGCAGCCCTGGAACGTGAACAGCATTGCGGCGTTGCTTGTGGAGAGGCTCTTGGGTGATATGGCCTCCGAGGTCAAGGGCCATATAGCGCGTGCCATCGAGGCTATTGAAGGGTTGAAGCCGAGGCTATATAGTGCAGTCTCGGCGTTAGGGGCGAAGCCGTACTCCTCGCAAGCCCCCTTCATACTGGTGAGGCACCGCCGGAGGAACCCGCTGTTTGCCAGATGCCTTCTTGAGGCCGCCGGAGTCTATATTAGGGACGCGTCGTCTTTCAGACACCTCACTCCATACCACTCGAGAATATCTGTGGCTCCAGGTGTCGAGAGGCTGGAGAGGCTTCAGGAGGCGATACTGGATTGCCTCTCGGGGGGTTGA
- a CDS encoding adenosylcobinamide-GDP ribazoletransferase, which translates to MKSLASLLTALPLGGGSLDEAARSFYLVPLLALAVGAASASPSALAVEAGVGYIAGGAVYTLAYILLTGGIHMDGLADYSDVLGSRASGGEALRILKDPRKGAFAALALSLAIALSIVFPGEVLRLSSPGAFIILAASSHSGAAASMYMLLAAGPPEPYRGMARAFSLEARGRVALFAATSTASATASSAALALYGYPWWLVPLQWLSSLATGVWVLRSARSTLGYVNGDVAGFCFEASRIASIVATALALGVAGV; encoded by the coding sequence TTGAAGAGCCTGGCTAGCCTGCTTACGGCCTTGCCCCTAGGGGGCGGGAGCCTTGACGAGGCAGCCCGCAGCTTCTACCTCGTACCCCTGCTGGCCTTGGCTGTAGGGGCTGCCTCAGCCTCCCCCTCCGCACTAGCCGTGGAGGCTGGGGTGGGCTATATTGCTGGGGGCGCCGTCTACACGCTAGCATACATACTTCTGACGGGAGGCATCCACATGGACGGCCTGGCTGACTACAGCGACGTACTAGGCTCGAGGGCTAGCGGTGGAGAAGCCCTGAGGATACTCAAGGACCCGCGGAAGGGGGCTTTCGCCGCTCTAGCCCTCTCCCTAGCCATCGCCCTTTCCATAGTGTTCCCGGGGGAGGTTCTGAGGCTGTCCAGCCCCGGAGCCTTCATAATCCTGGCCGCCTCCTCCCACTCCGGGGCAGCCGCGTCTATGTATATGCTCCTGGCGGCCGGGCCTCCAGAGCCCTATAGGGGTATGGCCAGGGCCTTCTCCCTCGAGGCTAGGGGGCGTGTTGCCCTCTTCGCAGCTACATCCACCGCCTCTGCTACGGCCTCCTCAGCCGCTCTAGCCCTCTACGGCTACCCGTGGTGGCTGGTTCCTCTACAGTGGCTTTCATCGCTGGCCACGGGTGTATGGGTGCTCCGCAGCGCCAGGTCCACCTTGGGGTATGTTAACGGCGATGTGGCCGGTTTCTGCTTCGAGGCTTCCAGGATAGCCTCTATCGTCGCCACGGCTCTTGCACTGGGTGTTGCTGGTGTTTGA
- a CDS encoding PUA domain-containing protein: MGRRPVDSRLFRLLWGRLALQFSPEAADALLSVEGLEVSFGAGGRVRQVWAGGEPYLTLRAGDGYFSLSTRAGEFLRRSIAKPRFRVIVGSGVEPVGSVFAKQVVGGDEGLRPGDEAIVVDEEDRLLGVGRVRIPLAFIRGLDRGEVVRLQ; this comes from the coding sequence TTGGGAAGGAGGCCTGTGGACAGCCGCCTATTCAGGCTGCTCTGGGGCAGGCTAGCACTCCAATTCTCGCCGGAGGCTGCCGACGCCCTCCTTAGTGTTGAGGGGCTTGAGGTTAGCTTCGGGGCTGGGGGGCGTGTAAGGCAGGTGTGGGCGGGGGGCGAGCCCTACCTTACGTTGAGGGCGGGGGACGGATATTTCAGCCTGTCCACGAGAGCTGGCGAGTTCCTCAGGCGGTCTATAGCCAAACCCCGTTTCAGGGTTATTGTGGGGAGTGGCGTAGAGCCCGTGGGCTCCGTGTTCGCTAAGCAGGTTGTGGGCGGAGACGAGGGTTTGAGGCCGGGCGACGAGGCTATAGTGGTGGACGAGGAGGATAGGCTGCTGGGCGTGGGTAGGGTGAGGATACCCCTAGCTTTTATAAGGGGGCTTGACAGGGGAGAGGTTGTTAGGCTCCAGTAA
- a CDS encoding nucleoside triphosphate--adenosylcobinamide-phosphate guanylyltransferase produces the protein MIDCLVMAGGQGARMGFREKPLLSVCGQPMLLRVLSALRMACRRIAIVYSRHTPGVKRLCLSGALGAVECIEGPGSYVKDLRLGFSHISTPLLVAPADMPFLNPHHLNLFIDRALADGASIVNLSLRGRGLTGLSVFKHHRGWWRDVETNGCWALDVDTWEDFRRAGELCGGECTGEGLRLEL, from the coding sequence TTGATAGACTGCCTGGTGATGGCGGGAGGCCAGGGCGCTAGGATGGGTTTCAGGGAGAAGCCTCTCCTAAGCGTGTGCGGCCAGCCCATGCTGCTACGGGTCCTCAGCGCTCTCCGCATGGCGTGTAGGCGTATCGCCATAGTATATTCGAGGCACACTCCCGGAGTCAAGCGTCTCTGCCTCTCCGGCGCCTTGGGGGCTGTCGAGTGTATAGAGGGGCCGGGCAGCTATGTAAAGGACCTGAGGCTAGGATTCTCCCATATCTCAACCCCTCTCCTCGTAGCCCCTGCGGACATGCCGTTCCTCAACCCACATCATCTAAACCTATTCATCGACAGGGCCCTGGCCGATGGGGCGTCCATAGTGAACCTATCGCTCCGGGGTAGGGGGCTGACCGGGCTGAGCGTTTTCAAACATCATAGAGGCTGGTGGAGAGATGTGGAGACGAATGGGTGTTGGGCTCTGGACGTCGACACTTGGGAGGACTTCAGGAGGGCTGGAGAGCTTTGCGGGGGAGAGTGCACGGGGGAAGGCCTCCGCCTGGAGCTCTAG
- the cobT gene encoding nicotinate mononucleotide-dependent phosphoribosyltransferase CobT, with translation MGVSDVFAVSGALEVVLEGVAGKGVMAVVYGSTRTSTIPGISIAGPSPEATLYTPTLDIEYLVAGRPLTLDVVPVSPEGVPTPAVITRAVARAFNIPLLPVDAGSWTEARVPHAKLPSRVTGGRIDVEPGLPSGASERLFREAYMLGSSLARGLDWIAVGESIPGGTTVAAAVMEALGYRAADLVSSSGKDNPRELKKRVVAQALSRLRECGARDVLEIVDCVGDPVHVSIAGLAVGAREAGAFVILAGGTQMGAVLAILSRLGMLDPRSTAVATTKWIALDRGSSIRGIVESIAPGLTVAAAGFSLEGSRYRGLRMYEEGYAKEGVGAGGSLVISLLRGAGVREILEAVESEYGRLLGG, from the coding sequence TTGGGTGTTAGTGACGTCTTTGCCGTGTCAGGCGCCCTGGAGGTCGTGTTAGAAGGTGTGGCAGGGAAGGGTGTTATGGCGGTGGTTTATGGTTCTACGAGGACCTCAACTATACCGGGTATAAGCATAGCAGGTCCAAGCCCCGAGGCCACTCTCTATACCCCCACTCTTGATATAGAGTACCTCGTTGCTGGCAGGCCTTTGACCCTGGACGTTGTTCCGGTGTCGCCTGAGGGTGTCCCCACACCTGCTGTCATTACGAGGGCTGTAGCTAGAGCGTTCAACATACCGTTACTCCCTGTCGACGCGGGCTCGTGGACGGAGGCTCGCGTCCCACACGCCAAACTACCAAGCAGGGTTACCGGGGGCAGGATAGACGTGGAGCCGGGGCTGCCCAGTGGCGCGTCGGAGAGGCTCTTCAGGGAGGCTTACATGCTGGGGAGCAGCTTAGCCAGAGGGCTCGACTGGATTGCGGTGGGGGAGTCCATACCAGGCGGCACCACCGTGGCAGCAGCTGTCATGGAGGCCTTGGGGTATAGGGCGGCGGATCTTGTCAGCAGCTCGGGCAAGGATAACCCGAGGGAGCTTAAGAAGCGCGTCGTCGCCCAAGCCCTCTCACGCCTCAGAGAATGCGGAGCCCGGGATGTCCTGGAGATCGTGGACTGCGTCGGCGACCCGGTGCACGTATCCATAGCCGGCCTTGCGGTGGGTGCTCGGGAAGCAGGTGCCTTCGTCATACTAGCCGGTGGCACTCAGATGGGGGCTGTGCTGGCCATACTATCCAGGCTGGGTATGCTGGATCCCCGTTCAACGGCTGTTGCAACCACGAAATGGATAGCTCTAGACCGCGGCTCCAGCATCCGGGGTATAGTAGAGTCCATAGCACCCGGGCTGACAGTAGCCGCCGCGGGCTTCTCCCTAGAGGGGAGCAGGTATAGGGGGCTAAGGATGTACGAGGAAGGCTATGCTAAAGAGGGGGTTGGAGCCGGCGGGTCGCTAGTCATCAGCCTGCTGAGAGGGGCCGGAGTGCGCGAGATACTGGAGGCTGTTGAGTCTGAGTATGGCAGGCTGCTGGGGGGCTAG
- the cobZ gene encoding alpha-ribazole phosphatase CobZ, producing MNGGLLEWARYYADRDALVVKLSTPLRVVTTLPHQPGRTGYIVFKKVPESFRCDSIASFYRRVRRSMGLREAVVFLTAAEVDRPLHEVIDEPETHIIATVGLKPPACPGGTAGAPRPGTINIAVATSAGLSRAGAIDLLRVVAEAKAAAAAEALLPCLHRATGTATDAIAVLHTPGATDFSGFYTRLGGLVGRSLYFALVDAAVARRGPDSLLRALTGMSMEGLLELFRRVYMQSPIPGVPVEEALGRAGRMLERMMRDPNVAALLIAARELDLHGSAGAIPGLSRSGYKGDSKAIVADELLAAALAEYLAGFKGLLATIWVEKLKSMGLADAGLPMFMDDMVSAVVGSLVSRLHDEVREG from the coding sequence TTGAACGGGGGTTTGCTAGAATGGGCGAGATACTATGCTGACCGGGATGCTCTAGTGGTTAAGCTATCAACCCCGCTACGCGTAGTCACAACCCTCCCCCACCAGCCAGGCAGGACGGGATATATTGTGTTTAAAAAGGTGCCGGAGAGCTTCAGGTGCGACAGCATAGCATCCTTCTACAGGCGGGTTAGAAGGAGCATGGGCCTCCGGGAGGCGGTGGTTTTCCTGACAGCGGCCGAGGTGGACAGGCCTCTCCACGAGGTTATAGACGAGCCTGAGACCCACATAATAGCCACTGTAGGGCTTAAGCCCCCCGCCTGCCCGGGTGGGACAGCAGGGGCACCACGCCCCGGTACCATAAACATAGCCGTAGCCACGTCGGCAGGCCTTTCACGAGCGGGGGCTATAGACCTTCTGAGGGTTGTGGCCGAGGCCAAAGCTGCGGCCGCCGCCGAAGCCCTACTCCCCTGCCTCCACAGGGCCACCGGCACCGCTACAGACGCTATAGCAGTCCTCCACACGCCGGGAGCCACGGATTTCTCAGGCTTTTACACCCGCCTCGGGGGGCTAGTGGGGAGGTCGCTCTACTTTGCCCTTGTTGACGCCGCTGTTGCGAGGCGAGGGCCCGACAGCCTACTCCGGGCGTTGACGGGTATGAGCATGGAGGGGCTTCTCGAGCTGTTCAGGAGGGTTTACATGCAGTCCCCAATACCCGGCGTGCCCGTCGAGGAGGCGTTAGGTAGGGCAGGGAGGATGCTGGAGAGGATGATGAGGGACCCCAACGTGGCAGCCCTCCTAATCGCGGCCAGGGAGCTAGACTTACACGGCTCAGCGGGAGCCATACCGGGGTTGAGCAGGAGCGGCTACAAGGGTGATTCGAAGGCTATAGTGGCCGACGAGCTGCTCGCCGCAGCACTGGCCGAGTACTTAGCCGGGTTCAAAGGCCTGCTCGCCACGATATGGGTTGAGAAGCTTAAATCGATGGGGCTGGCGGACGCTGGCCTCCCCATGTTCATGGACGACATGGTGTCTGCGGTAGTGGGCTCTCTAGTGTCGCGGCTGCACGACGAGGTGAGGGAGGGTTGA